One Synechococcus sp. JA-2-3B'a(2-13) genomic window carries:
- the aroB gene encoding 3-dehydroquinate synthase has product MDLYLIPVKLPHSSYDILLQSAEGPPGHSLIQLGSQMRARGLSGKALVVSHPGIAKHFAEKLLQGLQQAGFAAHLCLLPAGERYKTLRSVAKIYDAALAFGLERSSTLVALGGGVIGDMVGFAAATWLRGIPFVQVPTSLLAMVDAAIGGKTGVNHPGGKNLIGAFYQPRLVWIDPTVLKTLPPREFTSALAEVIKYGVIQAADLFEFLEDRPQLSRYTDFTPADLHYLLRRCAECKAWVVQQDEKEAGLRAILNYGHTLGHALEAATGYRRYLHGEAVAIGMVAAGEIARRLGWWSAAEAERQRRLIEKAGLPSRWPAGIPWEAVLQAMQADKKVKQGRIRFVLPRRIGQAELTDQVELADIQAAVESVTLPALGAS; this is encoded by the coding sequence ATGGATCTCTATCTGATCCCTGTCAAGCTTCCCCACAGCTCCTACGATATTCTCCTCCAGTCTGCCGAAGGCCCCCCTGGCCACAGCCTCATCCAGCTGGGATCCCAAATGCGAGCTAGAGGGCTTTCCGGCAAGGCTCTGGTGGTGAGCCATCCCGGCATTGCCAAACACTTTGCCGAGAAGTTGCTGCAGGGGCTGCAACAAGCGGGGTTTGCCGCCCACCTCTGCCTATTGCCTGCCGGCGAACGCTACAAAACCCTGCGCTCGGTGGCCAAGATCTACGACGCCGCCCTAGCCTTTGGCCTGGAGCGCTCCTCCACCTTGGTGGCTCTAGGAGGGGGGGTCATTGGCGACATGGTGGGGTTTGCTGCCGCCACCTGGCTGCGCGGGATCCCTTTTGTGCAGGTGCCCACCTCACTTTTGGCCATGGTGGATGCGGCCATCGGCGGCAAGACCGGTGTCAACCATCCTGGCGGGAAAAACCTCATTGGGGCGTTTTATCAGCCGCGCCTGGTGTGGATTGACCCGACGGTGCTGAAAACTCTGCCCCCACGGGAGTTTACTTCGGCTTTGGCAGAGGTGATCAAATACGGCGTGATTCAGGCTGCCGACCTATTTGAGTTTTTGGAAGATCGACCCCAACTGAGCCGCTATACCGACTTTACTCCCGCAGACTTGCACTACCTGCTGCGCCGCTGTGCCGAGTGCAAAGCCTGGGTGGTGCAGCAGGACGAGAAAGAAGCGGGCCTGCGGGCCATCCTCAACTACGGCCATACCCTCGGCCATGCCCTAGAAGCTGCCACCGGCTACCGCCGCTATCTGCACGGAGAAGCTGTCGCCATCGGCATGGTAGCTGCCGGGGAGATCGCCCGCCGCCTGGGTTGGTGGAGCGCCGCCGAGGCGGAGCGGCAACGACGCCTGATCGAGAAAGCAGGATTGCCCAGCCGGTGGCCTGCCGGGATCCCTTGGGAGGCAGTGCTGCAGGCAATGCAGGCCGACAAGAAAGTCAAACAGGGGCGGATTCGCTTCGTTCTGCCCCGCCGCATCGGCCAGGCCGAGCTGACCGACCAGGTGGAATTGGCAGACATTCAGGCGGCTGTAGAATCCGTTACCCTCCCAGCTTTAGGGGCGTCTTGA
- a CDS encoding toll/interleukin-1 receptor domain-containing protein translates to MSSEHYKFDLFLHYHREQARWARQLAERLDREGFKVWFDRWMLQPGDNRKLELQLAIEQCRWVGVVASPEFVADPWPRDELYSGFPHAPARQNQRLLTLLHTPTELPRPLEEAPLLDFTGSEEDPVLFEYRALELMHFLDPSFPAPGDLQRFRLQYRRREGKESLEDEEVRGFQAFLRAIQMAILRIATGETPSATPEEGARQIAILQFIQRLFQWNSADIQFERGEDWRRRGNLTEALAAYDRALNMDPNFALAWSRRGDVLVQLARYREAVDSYNGSLSINPYDEETRLRLALILGRLGQYKSAVVNYDKVLESNPEDALAWHNRGIRLLQLKRSKLALNSLNKALRHNPKQPRTWLARGIVLRRLRRPSSAAASFARVLKLNPRSARVWRYQGNALFHCHRLRSAVECYKRSLRLRRRDPITLHNLGVALLRLGQYRLASKALERALRYDADNYKSWYARGVAFQKLGYLKEACIHFEEALKIKPEHFPARYALAVAQQELGQYEASLRHFQRLVQQRPGSSACWFGQITGLRRLGRLEEARAACQQMIHLNERDPWGWFALGLIYSELRDPEQAVQAYSRVLQLTPEDAVALNNRAWEALKLGKLEPALADAQQATHLDPQRPAFWHTLGLIQLRAGQRAAAQASLRRCLELDPQFQPAQAALQDLAQEDSASPAGMALPELETLTPQPQPVDPNP, encoded by the coding sequence ATGTCTTCAGAGCATTACAAGTTCGACCTTTTCTTGCACTACCACCGAGAGCAAGCCCGGTGGGCGCGTCAACTGGCGGAGCGGCTGGATCGCGAGGGTTTCAAAGTCTGGTTTGACCGCTGGATGCTGCAGCCGGGGGATAACCGCAAGCTGGAGCTGCAACTGGCCATCGAACAATGCCGCTGGGTGGGAGTGGTGGCCTCTCCAGAGTTTGTTGCCGATCCCTGGCCAAGGGATGAGCTGTACAGCGGGTTTCCCCATGCCCCGGCACGACAAAACCAGCGCCTGCTGACGCTGCTGCACACCCCCACTGAGCTACCCCGCCCCCTGGAAGAGGCGCCCCTGCTGGATTTTACTGGCTCAGAAGAGGATCCGGTGCTGTTTGAGTACCGCGCCTTGGAGCTAATGCACTTTTTGGATCCCAGCTTCCCTGCCCCCGGGGATCTGCAGCGGTTCCGGCTGCAATACCGCCGCCGTGAGGGGAAAGAGTCCCTGGAAGATGAAGAGGTGCGGGGATTTCAGGCCTTTTTGCGGGCCATCCAGATGGCCATCCTGCGCATTGCCACAGGCGAAACCCCCTCCGCCACGCCAGAAGAAGGAGCGCGTCAGATCGCCATTTTGCAGTTCATTCAGCGGCTGTTTCAGTGGAACAGTGCCGACATCCAATTCGAGCGGGGGGAAGACTGGCGTCGCCGCGGCAACCTGACGGAAGCCCTGGCCGCCTACGACCGGGCTCTGAACATGGATCCCAACTTCGCCCTGGCTTGGAGCCGCCGTGGGGATGTGCTGGTGCAGCTGGCCCGCTACCGCGAGGCGGTGGACAGCTACAACGGATCCCTGAGCATCAACCCCTACGACGAAGAAACCCGGCTGCGCCTGGCCCTGATTCTGGGGCGCCTGGGGCAGTACAAGTCGGCGGTGGTTAACTACGACAAGGTGCTGGAGAGCAACCCGGAAGATGCTCTGGCCTGGCATAACCGCGGCATCCGCCTGCTGCAACTGAAGCGGTCGAAGCTGGCCCTGAACAGCCTGAACAAAGCGCTGCGCCACAACCCCAAGCAGCCCCGCACCTGGCTGGCCCGTGGGATCGTGCTGCGGCGGCTGCGTCGGCCCAGCTCGGCAGCGGCTAGTTTTGCGCGGGTTTTGAAGCTCAACCCCAGAAGTGCGCGGGTTTGGCGCTACCAAGGCAATGCCCTCTTCCACTGCCACCGGCTGCGCTCGGCTGTCGAGTGTTACAAGCGCTCGCTGCGGCTGCGTCGCCGGGATCCCATAACCCTGCACAACTTGGGGGTGGCCCTGCTGCGCTTGGGGCAGTATCGGCTGGCCAGCAAGGCCCTAGAACGCGCTCTGCGCTACGATGCCGACAACTACAAAAGCTGGTACGCCCGCGGTGTGGCCTTCCAGAAATTGGGCTACCTGAAAGAAGCCTGTATCCACTTCGAGGAAGCCCTCAAGATCAAGCCGGAGCACTTTCCAGCCCGCTATGCCTTGGCGGTAGCTCAGCAGGAGCTGGGGCAATATGAGGCCAGCCTACGGCATTTCCAGCGCTTGGTGCAGCAGCGTCCCGGCAGTTCTGCCTGCTGGTTTGGCCAGATCACCGGCCTGCGGCGCCTGGGCCGGCTGGAAGAAGCCCGTGCCGCCTGCCAGCAGATGATCCACCTCAACGAACGGGATCCCTGGGGCTGGTTTGCCCTGGGGTTGATCTACAGCGAGCTGAGGGATCCCGAACAAGCTGTGCAAGCCTACTCGCGGGTTTTGCAGCTCACCCCAGAAGATGCTGTGGCCCTCAACAACCGCGCCTGGGAAGCCTTGAAACTGGGGAAGCTGGAACCTGCTCTGGCAGACGCCCAACAGGCCACGCACCTGGATCCGCAGCGGCCCGCCTTTTGGCACACCCTGGGGCTGATTCAACTGCGGGCCGGCCAGCGAGCAGCCGCCCAGGCCAGCTTGCGGCGCTGTCTGGAGCTGGATCCCCAATTTCAGCCGGCCCAAGCTGCTTTGCAGGATTTGGCCCAAGAAGACTCGGCCTCCCCGGCGGGAATGGCTCTGCCGGAATTGGAAACCCTCACTCCCCAACCGCAGCCAGTTGACCCCAACCCCTAG
- a CDS encoding thioesterase family protein: protein MKPVPLGTLGTWQGILGPEQTAEALGNPGVKVIGSPALLTLIERCSHTTLQPFYEPEEAAVGIRFALEHRSAAVAGDPLQMRVEVVAVEGRRIQFQVEITQQERLVMQGSYTCLVVDLPRFLARYGLTAEDPSRCSSCSR from the coding sequence ATGAAACCTGTTCCCCTGGGCACCCTCGGCACCTGGCAGGGGATCCTCGGCCCGGAACAAACCGCTGAGGCTCTGGGCAACCCCGGTGTGAAGGTGATCGGATCCCCGGCTTTGTTGACGTTGATCGAGCGGTGCAGCCACACCACCTTGCAGCCCTTCTACGAGCCGGAGGAAGCGGCGGTCGGGATCCGCTTTGCCTTGGAACATCGGTCGGCAGCGGTGGCGGGGGATCCCTTGCAGATGCGGGTCGAAGTCGTGGCCGTGGAGGGGAGACGCATTCAGTTTCAGGTGGAGATCACCCAGCAGGAGCGGCTGGTGATGCAGGGATCCTACACCTGCCTGGTGGTCGATTTGCCCCGTTTTCTGGCCCGCTATGGATTGACCGCGGAGGATCCCAGTCGGTGCTCAAGCTGTTCGCGTTAG
- a CDS encoding carboxypeptidase-like regulatory domain-containing protein — protein sequence MPFFFFHPLRHRISYRYATLSRTGSLALCGWLALASGALAQAPATPIPRLTPLFPSQNRGQPQGTARLVGQVSNSVGQPVAGAQVQLEGMENPNQPIQTDERGAFELDQAPAGRRMLTVWHPDYEKAEQEILLQAGLTTPVDVVLQVPIRPQPRRRLGILGVGGLEHTQLLGQRLAIEAVRLGLIPNGEKVVPLDNRRIQPILQKVGWPIYELFEWDRRKPEAVGQFFDYLGLEAIVIARVDVLTRPASPTELSLRSRSRLELWRFDEQGNLVVDILAEASRDQVERSNLNAAELAQLYQIQVTQMAAEVGSRWKEHHPLAQYLELAQGEAPPPRSRLDTAVELRIPSATPTP from the coding sequence ATGCCTTTTTTCTTCTTTCATCCTCTCCGGCACAGGATTAGCTATCGCTACGCAACGCTCTCGCGAACAGGCAGTCTGGCCCTCTGCGGCTGGCTGGCACTGGCTTCAGGAGCGCTGGCTCAGGCTCCGGCCACCCCCATTCCGCGGTTGACGCCGTTGTTTCCCTCCCAAAACAGAGGGCAGCCCCAGGGAACAGCACGGCTGGTGGGGCAGGTGAGCAACAGCGTGGGGCAACCTGTGGCGGGGGCACAGGTGCAGTTGGAGGGCATGGAGAACCCCAATCAGCCGATTCAAACCGATGAGCGGGGCGCTTTTGAGCTAGACCAAGCCCCAGCCGGGCGCCGGATGTTGACGGTGTGGCACCCCGACTATGAAAAGGCAGAGCAGGAGATCCTCCTGCAAGCGGGCCTGACCACCCCTGTGGATGTGGTTTTGCAGGTGCCGATTCGGCCTCAGCCCCGCCGTCGCCTTGGCATTTTGGGGGTGGGAGGGTTGGAGCATACCCAACTGTTGGGCCAGCGCCTGGCCATAGAGGCGGTGCGTCTGGGCTTGATCCCCAACGGCGAGAAGGTGGTGCCCCTGGACAACCGTCGCATTCAGCCCATTTTGCAGAAGGTGGGCTGGCCCATCTACGAGCTGTTTGAGTGGGATCGCCGCAAGCCGGAGGCGGTGGGCCAATTTTTCGATTACCTGGGCCTGGAAGCCATCGTCATCGCCCGCGTCGATGTCCTCACTCGACCAGCTTCGCCAACGGAGCTGAGCCTGCGTTCCCGCAGCCGCCTGGAACTGTGGCGGTTTGATGAGCAAGGCAACCTTGTGGTAGATATCCTGGCCGAGGCCAGTCGCGATCAGGTGGAGCGGAGCAACCTCAATGCTGCCGAGCTGGCCCAGCTTTATCAAATCCAAGTCACCCAGATGGCTGCTGAGGTGGGATCCCGCTGGAAGGAGCATCACCCGCTGGCCCAGTACCTAGAACTGGCTCAGGGAGAAGCCCCACCCCCACGCTCTCGCCTGGATACGGCTGTGGAGCTGCGCATCCCCTCTGCCACACCGACTCCCTAG
- a CDS encoding carboxypeptidase regulatory-like domain-containing protein, with protein MRWQWLVVLSGVLGLGSPVLGQGIPSPEAGSSSAGRNFSADGNGLRTEGDWLLPLRSSADRIDGVPDRGWVAVGLLEEQAVTLLDGASGDPLWQAAVGFAPSVVRVDEARQVVYASGPNAPGLVALDLLTGELIQAYGLPAGVLDIAVDGVTGRVFASMPSAQSLAVMAAPLRVSGAQSDPSEQPQARNLPMPGPPLALAYDAQRGSLFVGLAGEDPLSLLVVNPDNGELLARWRGGNTPEAMALDAERQRLVVLNSGSQDLTVLDLSRSGEALQRVGLDWRPTRLALSPDGRWAYVTSRDSDRLQLVDLQTGRLVASLRLQGQPTGLVMLGERDLWVVAAGIPALRRLQDIQAQVGDGGTEVLNGGVPSPGNRGVVTGRVLDIAGQPVQTGVLHLAATPTQPRQTVRIAADGTYVLPELSAGLYLVDVEVPGFPLTSTQVEVRAGFVSTQDIRLPPGEPTRRPEGIGLLPDEPVYSDELARHLSMALKELQPQRPVILLKGPLGPDPRFEPLLPLTQGLTLLDRDERYTADLAKLKAIGDALGLRYILLTQMQISRDYNRQGNSLLNTALRFVAPTVPVEIPNFTPNQLRSRGVVVVVDLQRDRPGDRARYYEAYGRDDVGGDPMFEDAAAGLFRLQVRNMVPVFVQQWQTNNPFSG; from the coding sequence ATGCGGTGGCAATGGCTGGTTGTGCTGAGTGGTGTGCTGGGGCTGGGATCCCCTGTGTTGGGGCAAGGGATCCCTTCGCCGGAGGCAGGCTCTTCCTCTGCTGGGAGGAACTTTTCTGCGGATGGGAACGGCCTGAGGACAGAGGGGGATTGGCTTTTGCCGTTGCGCAGCTCTGCCGATCGCATCGATGGGGTACCGGATCGGGGCTGGGTTGCGGTTGGGCTGTTGGAGGAGCAGGCCGTGACTCTGCTGGATGGGGCCAGCGGGGATCCCTTGTGGCAGGCGGCGGTGGGGTTTGCCCCCAGTGTGGTGCGGGTGGATGAGGCGCGGCAGGTGGTCTATGCCTCTGGCCCCAATGCCCCTGGGCTGGTGGCCCTCGATCTGCTGACGGGGGAGCTGATTCAGGCTTATGGGTTGCCGGCAGGGGTTTTGGATATTGCCGTGGATGGGGTCACAGGGCGGGTTTTCGCCTCCATGCCTTCTGCCCAAAGTCTGGCGGTGATGGCTGCTCCCCTGCGCGTCAGCGGTGCGCAAAGCGATCCCTCAGAGCAGCCGCAAGCCCGCAATTTGCCGATGCCCGGCCCCCCCTTGGCGCTGGCCTATGATGCGCAGCGGGGATCCCTGTTTGTGGGTCTAGCCGGGGAGGATCCCCTCAGTTTGCTGGTGGTCAACCCAGACAATGGGGAGTTGTTGGCCCGTTGGCGCGGCGGCAATACTCCGGAAGCGATGGCTTTGGATGCCGAACGGCAACGCTTGGTGGTGCTCAACTCCGGCAGCCAAGATCTAACAGTGCTGGATCTGAGCCGCAGCGGCGAGGCCCTGCAGCGGGTTGGCCTGGATTGGCGACCGACGCGGCTGGCCCTTTCCCCTGATGGACGTTGGGCTTACGTGACCTCCCGCGATAGCGACCGCCTGCAGCTGGTGGATTTACAGACGGGGCGATTGGTGGCCTCGCTGCGGCTGCAGGGACAGCCGACGGGTCTGGTGATGCTGGGGGAGCGGGATCTGTGGGTGGTGGCAGCAGGGATCCCGGCTTTGCGCCGTTTGCAGGATATTCAGGCTCAAGTTGGCGACGGCGGGACAGAGGTCCTGAACGGGGGAGTCCCCTCTCCAGGCAACCGCGGTGTGGTAACCGGGCGGGTGCTGGATATTGCCGGCCAACCCGTTCAGACCGGGGTTTTGCACTTGGCCGCCACGCCAACCCAACCCAGGCAAACCGTCCGCATTGCTGCCGACGGCACTTACGTGCTGCCGGAACTGTCGGCCGGCCTGTATTTGGTGGATGTGGAGGTGCCGGGTTTTCCGCTGACCAGCACCCAGGTGGAAGTCCGGGCCGGCTTTGTCTCCACTCAGGATATTCGTCTGCCGCCCGGGGAACCGACCCGCCGGCCGGAGGGCATTGGCCTTTTGCCGGATGAACCCGTTTACTCGGATGAGCTGGCCCGCCACCTCAGCATGGCCCTGAAGGAGTTGCAGCCCCAGCGACCGGTGATCCTCTTGAAGGGGCCTTTGGGGCCGGATCCTCGGTTTGAGCCGCTTCTGCCCCTCACCCAGGGCCTAACGTTGTTGGATCGGGATGAGCGCTACACCGCCGACTTGGCCAAGCTGAAGGCCATCGGGGATGCCCTGGGATTGCGCTATATCCTCTTGACCCAGATGCAGATCTCGCGGGACTACAACCGCCAGGGCAACTCTCTGCTGAATACGGCCTTACGCTTTGTGGCCCCGACGGTGCCGGTGGAAATTCCCAATTTCACCCCCAACCAGTTGCGCAGCCGCGGGGTGGTGGTGGTGGTGGACTTGCAGAGGGATCGGCCTGGGGATCGGGCCCGCTACTACGAAGCCTATGGGCGGGATGATGTGGGCGGGGATCCGATGTTTGAAGATGCGGCAGCGGGCCTGTTTCGGCTGCAGGTGCGCAACATGGTGCCGGTGTTTGTCCAACAATGGCAAACCAACAACCCCTTTTCGGGGTGA
- the rpmJ gene encoding 50S ribosomal protein L36, whose product MKVRPSVRRICEKCRVIRRHGRVMVICSSNPKHKQRQG is encoded by the coding sequence ATGAAGGTGCGGCCTTCCGTCCGTCGGATCTGCGAAAAATGCCGGGTCATCCGCCGCCACGGTCGGGTGATGGTCATTTGTTCTTCCAACCCCAAGCACAAGCAGCGGCAGGGCTAG
- the rpsM gene encoding 30S ribosomal protein S13 — protein sequence MARIAGVDIPREKRVEIALTYIYGIGLTRSRQILAKTGINPDTRTRDLTDAEVAALRTVVEGEYQVEGDLRRQEAMNIKRLIDIGTYRGRRHRLGLPVRGQRTRTNARTRKGVRKTVAGKKKAPAKK from the coding sequence ATGGCACGGATTGCGGGAGTTGACATCCCCCGAGAAAAGCGAGTGGAGATTGCCCTCACCTACATTTACGGCATTGGGCTAACCCGCTCCCGCCAGATTTTGGCGAAGACCGGTATCAATCCGGATACTCGTACCCGCGACCTCACCGACGCTGAGGTGGCCGCCCTACGGACGGTGGTGGAGGGCGAATACCAGGTAGAAGGGGATCTGCGCCGCCAGGAGGCGATGAACATCAAGCGGCTGATCGACATCGGCACCTATCGAGGTCGTCGCCATCGCCTGGGTCTGCCCGTGCGTGGTCAGCGCACCCGCACCAACGCCCGCACCCGCAAGGGGGTCAGGAAGACGGTGGCCGGCAAGAAGAAAGCTCCTGCCAAGAAGTAG
- the rpsK gene encoding 30S ribosomal protein S11, translating into MARQQRRGRKVKKNIPNGVAYIQSTFNNTIVTITDPNGDVVSWASAGSTGFKGAKKGTPFAAQMAAESAARQAMENGMRQIEVMVSGPGAGRETAIRALQATGLEITLIRDITPIPHNGCRPPKRRRV; encoded by the coding sequence ATGGCTCGGCAGCAACGGCGCGGACGTAAAGTCAAAAAGAACATCCCCAATGGGGTGGCCTACATTCAGTCCACCTTCAACAACACCATCGTCACCATCACGGATCCCAACGGCGATGTGGTGTCTTGGGCCTCGGCAGGTTCTACGGGCTTCAAAGGGGCCAAAAAGGGCACTCCCTTCGCCGCCCAAATGGCAGCAGAAAGTGCGGCGCGTCAAGCCATGGAGAACGGCATGCGCCAGATCGAAGTGATGGTGAGCGGGCCGGGAGCCGGTCGGGAAACCGCCATTCGCGCTCTACAGGCAACGGGCCTGGAAATTACTCTGATTCGAGATATTACTCCCATTCCCCACAACGGTTGCCGTCCTCCCAAGCGGCGGCGTGTCTAA
- a CDS encoding DNA-directed RNA polymerase subunit alpha, giving the protein MTIQTSRTLSHSLGSRASSSAVAYQTECVESHRDDNGVHYGKFALGPLERGQGITVGNALRRVLLSNLEGTAVTAVRIAGVTHEFSTVPGVREDVMEILLNMKELVLRSSSPETQVGRLVAQGPGEVTAEKLQLPSDVEVINPRHHIATLAEGAILEMEFMIGRGHGYRAVDYSDSKAMAIDFLQIDSVFMPVRKVNYAVEAARVGQFLEKDRLVLEIWTNGSLTPQEALSQAARILVGLFAPLQEVSFDAPVPPKPDEDNQKNQIPIEELQLSVRAYNCLKRAQINTVADLLLYTEEDLLEIKNFGQKSAEEVVQALKARFGLTLPRTREKGKA; this is encoded by the coding sequence ATGACGATTCAAACCAGCCGAACCCTCTCCCACTCTCTGGGCAGCAGAGCGAGCTCAAGCGCTGTTGCTTACCAGACCGAGTGTGTTGAATCTCATCGGGATGATAACGGCGTTCACTACGGCAAATTTGCTCTGGGGCCACTGGAGCGCGGCCAAGGGATCACGGTGGGCAACGCTTTGCGGCGGGTGTTGCTCTCCAATCTGGAGGGGACGGCGGTGACTGCTGTACGCATTGCCGGGGTGACCCACGAGTTTTCCACGGTGCCGGGGGTGCGGGAAGACGTGATGGAGATCCTTCTAAACATGAAGGAGCTGGTGCTGCGCTCCAGTTCCCCCGAGACTCAGGTGGGCCGCTTGGTGGCTCAGGGGCCAGGGGAAGTTACTGCTGAGAAGCTGCAATTGCCCAGCGATGTGGAGGTGATCAACCCCCGTCACCACATTGCCACCCTGGCGGAAGGGGCGATTTTGGAAATGGAGTTCATGATTGGCCGGGGACATGGCTACCGCGCCGTCGATTACTCCGACAGCAAAGCGATGGCGATTGATTTTCTGCAGATCGACTCTGTCTTCATGCCGGTGCGCAAGGTGAACTACGCTGTGGAAGCAGCTCGGGTGGGCCAATTCCTGGAAAAAGATCGGCTAGTATTGGAAATCTGGACCAACGGCAGCCTCACCCCGCAAGAGGCCCTCAGCCAAGCGGCCCGCATTTTGGTGGGCTTGTTCGCACCGCTGCAGGAGGTCAGCTTCGATGCTCCTGTGCCGCCCAAGCCAGACGAGGACAACCAAAAAAACCAGATCCCCATCGAGGAGCTACAGCTCTCGGTACGGGCCTACAACTGTCTGAAGCGAGCTCAGATCAACACGGTGGCCGATCTGCTGCTCTATACCGAGGAAGATCTGCTGGAGATCAAAAACTTTGGCCAGAAGTCTGCCGAAGAGGTGGTGCAGGCTTTGAAAGCCCGCTTTGGTCTGACACTGCCCCGCACCCGCGAAAAAGGCAAGGCCTAG
- the rplQ gene encoding 50S ribosomal protein L17 has product MRHRRRTPHLNKPADQRKALMRALTTALLREGRITTTKARAKAIRATTEKMITLAKEGSLAARRQALAYIYDKELVRSLFEQAPERYRDRPGGYTRILRTVHRRGDGAEMAVIELV; this is encoded by the coding sequence ATGCGCCACCGCCGTCGTACCCCCCACCTCAATAAGCCCGCCGACCAGCGCAAGGCCCTGATGCGGGCGCTGACCACGGCTCTGCTGCGGGAAGGGCGGATCACCACCACCAAAGCCCGCGCCAAAGCCATTCGGGCCACCACCGAGAAGATGATCACCCTGGCCAAAGAGGGATCCCTGGCGGCGCGGCGACAGGCGCTGGCCTACATCTACGACAAGGAGCTGGTGCGCTCCCTGTTTGAGCAGGCTCCTGAGCGCTACCGGGATCGGCCCGGTGGCTATACCCGCATCTTGCGCACCGTGCATCGGCGGGGGGATGGAGCAGAAATGGCGGTCATCGAGCTGGTGTAG
- the truA gene encoding tRNA pseudouridine(38-40) synthase TruA, whose translation MPYRRIALRIQYLGSRFYGWQRQAARRTVQGVLEEAIASRAGHPVTLYGAGRTDTGVHAAGQVAHFDTTSGIPAVEWSRVLNDCLPEDVVVLASAQVPDSWHARFSARWRRYRYLILNRERPDVFWRLFSWQVRWPLQVEPMAEALNSLLGEHSLEAFRRRGSDRPHSRVQVQEVLCQRLGDLISIEVQASGFLYRMMRLLVGSLEVVGRGQLSPAQFVHLWQHNDWSQMRTRYSAPPQGLCLTDVGYAADPFGQQFAHSPPFWALPTEPPSALRSPATLAHSCG comes from the coding sequence ATGCCGTACCGTCGCATTGCCCTGAGAATTCAGTACCTCGGCAGCAGGTTCTATGGCTGGCAGCGCCAGGCAGCCCGCCGTACCGTGCAAGGGGTGCTGGAGGAGGCGATTGCGTCGCGGGCGGGGCATCCGGTAACCCTCTATGGGGCCGGTCGCACCGATACGGGGGTTCATGCTGCAGGCCAGGTGGCCCACTTCGACACCACCTCCGGCATCCCTGCGGTGGAGTGGTCGAGGGTGCTGAACGACTGTCTGCCGGAAGATGTGGTAGTGCTGGCTTCTGCTCAAGTGCCTGACTCCTGGCACGCCCGCTTTTCGGCTCGCTGGCGCCGCTACCGCTACCTGATCCTGAACCGGGAGCGACCGGATGTGTTCTGGCGCCTCTTTAGCTGGCAAGTGCGTTGGCCTCTGCAGGTGGAGCCGATGGCGGAAGCCCTGAATTCCCTGCTGGGGGAGCACAGCTTGGAAGCCTTCCGGCGGCGGGGATCGGATCGGCCCCACTCGCGGGTACAGGTGCAGGAGGTGCTCTGCCAGCGGCTGGGGGACTTGATCAGCATCGAGGTGCAGGCCAGCGGCTTCCTCTACCGGATGATGCGGCTCTTGGTGGGATCCCTAGAGGTGGTGGGCCGGGGCCAGCTCAGCCCAGCCCAATTTGTCCACCTGTGGCAACACAACGACTGGAGCCAGATGCGCACCCGCTACAGCGCTCCTCCGCAAGGGCTGTGCCTGACGGATGTGGGCTATGCTGCGGATCCCTTCGGTCAACAGTTCGCCCACTCGCCGCCCTTTTGGGCCTTGCCCACAGAGCCTCCCTCCGCCCTCCGGTCGCCGGCTACGTTGGCCCATTCCTGCGGTTGA
- the rplM gene encoding 50S ribosomal protein L13, with product MNKTPLPNPETLAPRWYLVDAANQRLGRLAAAVATLLRGKHKPDFTPHLDTGDYVIVINAEKVVVTGKKRTQKLYRRHSGRPGGMKVETFAQLQARLPERVVEKAVKGMLPHTRLGRRQFTKLKVYVGPNHPHEAQQPQVYPLNTIPGAKA from the coding sequence ATGAACAAAACTCCCCTTCCCAACCCCGAAACTCTGGCGCCCCGCTGGTATCTGGTGGATGCTGCCAATCAGCGCCTGGGCCGCTTGGCCGCCGCTGTGGCCACCCTCTTGCGGGGTAAGCACAAACCGGACTTCACCCCTCACCTGGATACGGGGGACTATGTAATTGTGATCAACGCTGAGAAAGTGGTGGTCACTGGCAAAAAGCGCACCCAAAAGCTCTACCGCCGCCACTCTGGCCGTCCCGGCGGCATGAAAGTAGAAACCTTTGCCCAACTGCAGGCGCGCCTGCCGGAGCGGGTGGTGGAAAAAGCGGTCAAGGGAATGTTGCCCCACACCCGTTTGGGCCGGCGGCAATTCACCAAGTTGAAAGTTTATGTCGGGCCAAACCACCCTCATGAGGCCCAGCAGCCCCAAGTTTATCCCCTCAACACGATCCCAGGAGCCAAAGCATGA